The following proteins come from a genomic window of Ochotona princeps isolate mOchPri1 chromosome 14, mOchPri1.hap1, whole genome shotgun sequence:
- the LURAP1L gene encoding leucine rich adaptor protein 1-like, with protein MEDCPLPDLRDIELKLGRKVPESLVRSLRGEEPVPWEKDRDPCGGSCGEGGGGCSTSNSSSCSFPVSLSSSSSSSPTSGSPRRGHSSTLERLETKLHLLRQEMVNLRATDVRLMRQLLVINDSIESFKWMIEEKATMTSRGSSLSGSLCSLLESQDTSLHGSYNSLHDGSDGLDGISVGSYLDTLVDDVPGHQTPSDLDQFSDSSIIEDSQALHKHPKLASEYYCFG; from the exons ATGGAAGACTGTCCGCTGCCAGACCTCAGAGACATCGAGCTGAAGCTGGGACGCAAAGTGCCCGAGAGCCTAGTGCGCTCGCTCCGCGGGGAGGAGCCGGTTCCCTGGGAAAAAGACAGGGACCCCTGCGGGGGGAGCTGCGGCGagggcggcggcggctgcagtaccagcaacagcagtagctgcAGCTTCCCTGTCTCCTTGTCCTCATCCTCCTCGTCCTCCCCAACCTCTGGCTCTCCGCGACGTGGCCACTCCAGTACCTTGGAAAGGCTGGAAACCAAGCTGCACCTCCTCAGGCAAGAGATG GTTAACCTTAGAGCCACAGATGTCAGGCTCATGCGCCAGTTGCTTGTGATCAATGACAGCATCGAGTCCTTTAAGTGGATGATTGAGGAAAAAGCCACCATGACCAGCCGAGGCAGCAGTCTCAGTGGGAGCCTGTGTAGTTTACTCGAGAGTCAAGACACCTCTTTACATGGCAGCTACAACAGCCTGCACGATGGCAGTGATGGGCTGGACGGCATCTCTGTGGGGAGCTATCTGGACACTTTGGTTGATGATGTGCCGGGCCATCAGACCCCCTCTGACTTGGACCAGTTCAGCGACAGCTCCATAATCGAGGACTCGCAGGCACTGCACAAGCACCCCAAATTGGCATCTGAGTACTACTGCTTTGGCTAA